The genomic DNA TGACCGCCTGGGTTGGTCTTAAACGCGTGGCTGAGCTTCAACCCGGCTGCACGATATTTGTATCAGCCGCTTCGGGAGCGGTTGGTTCAATCGTCTGTCAGATTGCCAAAGCGAACAACTGCCAGGTGATCGGAAGTGCTGGTAAGCCCGAGAAGATAGAATGGTTGCAAGATGTCGCAAAGGTCGATGCTGTGATCAACTACAAGGAAACAAATAATCTCAGTGATGCGCTCGGAAAGGCTGCTCCCGACGGAATAGATGTCTATTTTGATAATGTTGGTGGAGATCATCTGGAGGCAGCTCTGGATCATCTGAACGACTTCAGCTGTGTTGTTTGTTGCGGAATGATTTCAACTTACAACGCGACGGAACCTTCTGCTGCCCCGCGAAACCTGTTCAAGATCATCGGTAAGAGAATTCGTATGCAAGGTTTCATTGTGCGAGATCACATGCACGACCGTGACGACTTTCTGCGTGAAATGACTACTCTGATTCGTGACGACAAAATTCATTGGGAAGAAACTGTCACCGATGGACTGGAGAACGCTGCCGACGCATTTATCGGATTGTTCGACGGAGACAATCTTGGAAAGTCGCTAGTCCGCATTAAGTAAGACGATCTTGCAGATCTACAACTGGAATCTGTATCTCGATGGCGAAAGTGGACATAACCATAACCCCGCTCGCACCATTCCTGGGGAGGCCCATTGCAATCTAGCATCTGGTATTTTTATACTTTCTTGTTGAATGAATTTCTTATTGCATGAATTCTCGTCATAATGTGTGACGTCTACGAGTAGCCAACTGCTCTGAGCTTCTGTCAAAATCCCAATAGCACATTGTAAAGTCGACTAAATGCCTGCCATATTCCGATTTCATCGATACGCAACTTTTGTGGCAATCGTATTCTTCTCATTTGCCATTGGCTGCGATCGCAAGAAGCAGGAGACTAAAGAGAAGCGGCCTCGACCTGTTGTAGTTCAATTACTAACAAAGCAGCCTCCACCGAGTTCGTCGTCAATTTCTGCATCAGTGGCCTCTTGGAAAACCGAAGAGATTGGTTTTGAAGTCGGTGGACGTGTGCAGTATGTTCTGGAACCAAACACAGAAGTTGAAGGTCGTGTTATTGATGAAAGTGGAAAACTCCTTATTGAGGGAACGCCAATTGGGCAAATCGAAAGCGAACGTTATCAACTCGCGGTCGCTCTGGAGAAATCGGATGTTGTGAAAGCCGAGCAGAATCTGGCGGTGGCTGAAATAACGCTCAAGGAAAGTCTTCCCGCCCAAATTGCGGCAGCGAAAGCCACCCTTTCAAAAATACGAACGGAATACGATCGAAACCTGCAACTGCTTGCGCAAAATGCGGTCTCCCAAGGTGAAGTGGACGAGGTCGAGGCGAATCTCAAAAACGCCCAGGCAGAATTGCTTGTGCTCGAATCCAATAAAAAGTCGCAGAAGGCAGAAATTGAATCGCTTAAGAATGCGATCTTGCAATCCAAACAAAATCTGCGTGATGCAGAACGAAACCTCGAAGACTGCAAACTGTTTTCTTCTTTCAAGGGACAGATCGCAGACGTTTCTGTCGTTCCCGGAAGTGTTGTTTCCGCTGGGCAGCCTGCCATTACCGTCCAGATGATGGATCCGATAAAAGTTGAATTTGAGGTCTCTGCCGAGGAGTCGCGGCGTCTGGAAAGGATTGAAATCTTACCCGTCATGGTCAACATGCCGGATGGAACTGTTCAGCAGCGGGAAGGATATTTATACAGAATTGATCCCGTGGCAGATCCACTTACCAGAACTTATACCGTGACTTTGCTGGTTATGAATGAGAAAGTGAATGGTTTGGAAAATGAACAGGATCTGGCGACCACATCCCATATCTGGCGTCTGGATTTTAAGTTTTTGCCGGGAGCGAATGAAAACACGCTATTTGCTGAAGAAGGTGCTATTCTTCAGGACGATGAAGGATATTATCTGTGGCAGGTTACGAACGTTACCGTTGGAGAACGACCACCACTTAATGGGCTTCTCGATGTCCGCAAGGTTCGTATTACTCCTCAATCTCTAAAAGTACCATTCCTGGGGAATTGGGTGTTTCAGCATGTCATTGTCAATGACGAAGAGTTCGCCCCCAAAAAGAATTTTATTATCGGTGAAATTGAAGTCAAACAGGGCACTCCGGAAACCTGGAACGGAGATCAGGTCCTGCTGGATTCCGGAGGCAAATGGATCCTCCGGCCGGGAGATCTGGCAAAAGTCAATTTGTCGGGAGCTGAAACTATTGAAGGCTTGTATGTGCCCATGGATGCAATTGTCAGGACAGACAACAACTCCTATCTCTTTATTGTGGAAGAAGAAGGCCAACAATT from Rubinisphaera italica includes the following:
- a CDS encoding NADP-dependent oxidoreductase — encoded protein: MSTSTTTSNREVHLHSRPDGKPSPSDFKLITSELSPIVEGEFLVKNKWMSVDPYMRGRMKDGESYVEPFQIGKSLEGGCIGKVVESQNSEFKEGDYVLGNLGWREYWKSNGEGVAKIDANLAPLQAFLGVLGMTGMTAWVGLKRVAELQPGCTIFVSAASGAVGSIVCQIAKANNCQVIGSAGKPEKIEWLQDVAKVDAVINYKETNNLSDALGKAAPDGIDVYFDNVGGDHLEAALDHLNDFSCVVCCGMISTYNATEPSAAPRNLFKIIGKRIRMQGFIVRDHMHDRDDFLREMTTLIRDDKIHWEETVTDGLENAADAFIGLFDGDNLGKSLVRIK
- a CDS encoding efflux RND transporter periplasmic adaptor subunit → MPAIFRFHRYATFVAIVFFSFAIGCDRKKQETKEKRPRPVVVQLLTKQPPPSSSSISASVASWKTEEIGFEVGGRVQYVLEPNTEVEGRVIDESGKLLIEGTPIGQIESERYQLAVALEKSDVVKAEQNLAVAEITLKESLPAQIAAAKATLSKIRTEYDRNLQLLAQNAVSQGEVDEVEANLKNAQAELLVLESNKKSQKAEIESLKNAILQSKQNLRDAERNLEDCKLFSSFKGQIADVSVVPGSVVSAGQPAITVQMMDPIKVEFEVSAEESRRLERIEILPVMVNMPDGTVQQREGYLYRIDPVADPLTRTYTVTLLVMNEKVNGLENEQDLATTSHIWRLDFKFLPGANENTLFAEEGAILQDDEGYYLWQVTNVTVGERPPLNGLLDVRKVRITPQSLKVPFLGNWVFQHVIVNDEEFAPKKNFIIGEIEVKQGTPETWNGDQVLLDSGGKWILRPGDLAKVNLSGAETIEGLYVPMDAIVRTDNNSYLFIVEEEGQQLIAKRIPIRIAESSGKKTTTSLLRIEPVDDVALEGRRYIVKGAHYMIDGEPVAPVSDSEEIQ